From a region of the Basfia succiniciproducens genome:
- the malM gene encoding maltose operon protein MalM, with amino-acid sequence MKKTLISTALLLANMFVVLPGIANSSAGTPVHINSTALAQIQWQDVPFSQTVKTTLTEQQKQAFTAQFAGIASPVAAYRIPANQGTLEIEIESPVIDQTLFVPTAVVLDGNFNVAATYPSSSFKLQEEGGLKGNRLSAELNLTPAMNQDYIYLLIYTTQQDLAKTTMMPHPAKLYAKATSRQPPAINDIEVAHSLNGQVQINVSSANGTKFIGLPTEIFSSNKASTPVGKPAASPATAAQNPNAVVTAVDKDTEAYFNQAVTKALKAKDVNKALNLVNEAEKLGLKSPRQIFLKNVNSN; translated from the coding sequence ATGAAAAAAACACTAATTTCAACCGCACTTTTATTGGCTAATATGTTTGTTGTTTTGCCCGGTATCGCAAATAGTTCGGCAGGTACGCCCGTTCATATTAACTCAACGGCATTAGCGCAAATTCAATGGCAAGACGTGCCGTTTTCTCAAACCGTCAAAACAACCTTAACGGAACAACAAAAACAGGCGTTTACCGCACAATTTGCCGGTATTGCAAGCCCGGTGGCGGCTTACCGTATACCTGCTAATCAAGGCACATTGGAAATTGAAATTGAAAGCCCGGTTATAGATCAAACCTTATTCGTACCGACCGCAGTAGTATTGGACGGCAATTTTAATGTAGCGGCGACTTATCCTTCCTCCTCATTTAAATTACAGGAAGAAGGCGGGTTAAAAGGTAACCGTTTAAGCGCGGAACTTAATTTAACTCCCGCTATGAATCAGGATTATATTTACCTGTTGATTTACACTACCCAACAGGATTTAGCTAAAACCACAATGATGCCGCACCCGGCCAAATTATATGCCAAAGCAACGAGCAGACAGCCGCCGGCAATTAACGACATTGAAGTGGCACACAGCCTAAACGGGCAAGTTCAAATTAATGTATCAAGTGCAAACGGCACTAAATTTATAGGCTTACCGACAGAAATTTTCAGTTCTAACAAGGCTTCCACTCCGGTAGGCAAACCGGCGGCTTCGCCGGCAACCGCCGCGCAAAATCCAAATGCCGTAGTTACCGCCGTGGATAAAGATACCGAAGCCTATTTCAATCAAGCGGTAACCAAAGCGCTGAAAGCGAAAGACGTAAACAAAGCGCTGAATTTAGTTAACGAGGCGGAAAAACTAGGACTAAAATCACCTCGCCAAATTTTCTTAAAAAATGTGAATTCTAATTGA
- a CDS encoding maltoporin, which yields MKKTLLAVAIGGAMFATSAAAVDFHGYARSGIGWTSGGGEQTALQVNGGGSKYRLGNEAETYTEFKLGQELFKDGEKSIYLDTNVAYSVNQQVDWEATDPALREINVQFKNFLDSLPGATLWAGKRFYQRHDVHMNDFYYWDISGPGAGVENIDLGFGKLSLAVTRNTEPEGAYGWRYDTTTKTWVSNKDDKKDVYNDVIDVRLADLKVSENGSLEIGFDYGNSHTKNHASRVEGASKNGYMVTVEHTQGNFFGGFNKFTAQYATDSMTSWNTGHSQGGSASNKGDMIRLINQGVVAASDKVEVMYALIYEKTDLDNNQGKTWYSAGVRPMYKWNKTMSTLLEVGYDRIKEQSSGKKNDLAKVTLAQQWQAGDSIWARPAIRVFGTYGHWNDKFNIANRTDAGYKAKDAEFIAGVQFEAWW from the coding sequence ATGAAAAAAACACTTCTAGCAGTTGCAATCGGCGGTGCGATGTTTGCAACAAGTGCGGCGGCGGTAGATTTCCACGGTTATGCCCGTTCCGGTATCGGTTGGACATCCGGTGGCGGTGAACAAACAGCTCTTCAAGTGAATGGCGGCGGTTCTAAATACCGTTTAGGTAACGAAGCGGAAACCTATACGGAATTCAAATTAGGTCAGGAGCTTTTCAAAGACGGCGAAAAATCCATTTATTTGGATACCAACGTTGCGTATTCCGTAAACCAACAAGTTGACTGGGAAGCGACAGATCCTGCATTACGTGAAATTAACGTTCAGTTCAAAAACTTCTTAGATTCTTTACCTGGCGCGACATTATGGGCGGGTAAACGCTTCTACCAACGTCATGACGTGCATATGAACGACTTCTACTACTGGGATATTTCTGGTCCGGGTGCAGGGGTTGAAAATATTGATTTAGGGTTCGGTAAATTATCTTTAGCGGTAACTCGTAATACTGAACCTGAAGGTGCTTACGGTTGGCGCTACGATACAACAACCAAAACTTGGGTATCAAATAAAGATGATAAGAAAGACGTTTACAATGATGTTATTGATGTGCGTTTAGCAGATCTTAAAGTCAGTGAAAACGGTAGTTTGGAAATCGGTTTTGATTACGGTAATTCACACACTAAAAATCATGCTTCCCGTGTAGAAGGTGCAAGTAAAAATGGTTATATGGTAACTGTTGAACACACTCAAGGTAACTTCTTCGGTGGCTTCAATAAATTTACTGCTCAATATGCGACAGACTCTATGACATCTTGGAATACTGGTCACTCACAAGGCGGTTCAGCAAGCAATAAAGGTGATATGATTCGTTTAATCAACCAAGGTGTGGTTGCGGCAAGCGATAAAGTCGAAGTTATGTATGCGTTGATTTACGAGAAAACAGACTTAGATAATAATCAAGGTAAAACTTGGTACTCCGCCGGCGTTCGCCCAATGTATAAATGGAATAAAACTATGAGTACATTGCTTGAAGTAGGTTATGACCGTATTAAAGAACAATCATCAGGCAAGAAAAATGACTTAGCTAAAGTAACGCTTGCACAACAATGGCAAGCGGGCGACAGCATTTGGGCGCGTCCTGCAATCCGTGTGTTCGGTACTTACGGCCACTGGAACGATAAATTCAACATTGCTAACCGTACTGATGCCGGTTACAAAGCAAAAGATGCTGAATTTATTGCCGGTGTACAATTCGAAGCATGGTGGTAG
- the malK gene encoding maltose/maltodextrin ABC transporter ATP-binding protein MalK: MANVSLRNVGKSYGDVHISKDINLEINEGEFVVFVGPSGCGKSTLLRMIAGLEDITTGELYIGEKLMNDVEPSKRGIGMVFQSYALYPHLDVADNMSFGLKLAGVKKNERDQRVNQVAEILQLAHLLDRKPKALSGGQRQRVAIGRTLVSQPEVFLLDEPLSNLDAALRVQMRVEISKLHKKLNRTMIYVTHDQVEAMTLADKIVVLNAGGVAQVGKPLELYHYPANRFVAGFIGSPKMNFLPVKVTAVEENQVKIELPDANHHNFWIPVSGEGVNIGENLSLGIRPEHLVPAEQAQVSLRGIVQVVELLGNETQIHLEIPEIKQPSFIYRQNDVILVNEGDEMNIGIVPERCHLFKEDGTACQRLFVEKGV, encoded by the coding sequence ATGGCGAATGTATCGTTACGCAACGTGGGTAAATCTTATGGCGACGTTCATATTTCTAAAGATATTAATTTAGAAATTAATGAAGGCGAATTTGTTGTTTTCGTCGGTCCGTCAGGCTGTGGAAAATCAACCCTATTGCGTATGATTGCAGGTCTCGAAGATATTACCACAGGCGAACTGTATATTGGCGAGAAATTAATGAATGACGTCGAGCCTTCCAAACGCGGTATCGGTATGGTGTTCCAATCTTACGCGCTTTACCCCCATTTGGACGTAGCGGACAATATGTCTTTCGGTTTGAAATTGGCGGGCGTGAAAAAAAACGAGCGGGATCAACGGGTCAACCAGGTAGCGGAAATCCTGCAACTTGCCCATTTACTGGATCGCAAACCGAAAGCGCTTTCCGGCGGTCAACGCCAACGTGTGGCGATAGGCCGCACCCTTGTTTCCCAGCCCGAAGTATTCTTATTGGACGAACCGCTTTCTAATCTTGATGCCGCATTGCGCGTACAAATGCGGGTAGAAATTTCTAAATTACATAAAAAATTAAACCGCACCATGATCTATGTAACTCACGACCAAGTGGAAGCGATGACTCTCGCTGATAAAATTGTGGTGTTAAACGCGGGCGGTGTTGCTCAGGTAGGCAAACCTTTAGAGCTTTATCATTATCCGGCAAATCGTTTTGTAGCCGGATTTATCGGTTCTCCGAAAATGAATTTTCTGCCGGTGAAAGTCACCGCAGTGGAAGAGAACCAAGTCAAAATTGAATTGCCGGATGCAAATCATCACAACTTCTGGATTCCTGTTTCCGGCGAAGGGGTAAATATAGGGGAAAATTTATCTTTGGGTATTCGCCCCGAGCATTTAGTACCGGCAGAACAAGCGCAAGTTAGTTTAAGGGGCATTGTGCAAGTAGTGGAATTGTTAGGTAACGAAACCCAGATTCATTTAGAAATTCCGGAAATTAAACAACCGTCTTTTATTTATCGCCAAAACGACGTGATACTAGTTAATGAAGGCGATGAAATGAACATCGGTATTGTGCCGGAGCGTTGTCATCTGTTTAAAGAAGACGGCACAGCCTGCCAACGTTTATTTGTGGAAAAAGGCGTATAA
- the malE gene encoding maltose/maltodextrin ABC transporter substrate-binding protein MalE, whose amino-acid sequence MKNKCVKLTLTAIAGLVLSTSVMAKMTEGKLVIWINGDKGYNGLAEVGKKFEKDTGVQVLVEHPDRLEEKFAQVASTGDGPDIMFWAHDRFGGYAQAGLLTEVSVSKEFKDKFVDFAWDAETYNGKIIGYPVAIEAISLIYNKDLVKEAPKSWEEILELDKKLKKEGKNAIMWNLSEPYFTWPVAASNGAYAFKYKDGKYDVKDIGVNNEGAVKALQFVVDMVKNKNISADMDYAVAEASFNKGQTALTINGPWSWGNIDKSGVKYGVAVLPTLNGQASKPFVGVLSAGVNSASPNKDLAKEFLENYLLTDEGLDTVNKDKPLGAVALKSYQEKLAADPRIAATMENAKNGEIMPNIPQMTSFWYAEKSAINNAVTGRQTVKAALDDAHARIQKQQ is encoded by the coding sequence ATGAAAAATAAATGCGTCAAACTCACTTTAACCGCGATTGCAGGTTTAGTTCTTTCCACTTCCGTCATGGCTAAAATGACGGAAGGTAAACTTGTTATCTGGATTAACGGCGATAAAGGCTATAACGGTCTTGCGGAAGTCGGTAAAAAATTCGAAAAAGATACGGGTGTACAGGTGTTAGTGGAACATCCGGACAGATTAGAAGAAAAATTCGCCCAGGTCGCTTCAACCGGTGACGGCCCGGATATTATGTTTTGGGCGCACGACCGTTTTGGCGGTTATGCACAAGCCGGTTTATTGACGGAAGTCAGCGTAAGCAAAGAATTTAAAGATAAATTCGTTGATTTCGCCTGGGATGCGGAAACCTACAACGGTAAAATTATCGGTTATCCGGTTGCTATTGAAGCCATTTCTTTAATATATAACAAAGACTTAGTAAAAGAAGCGCCAAAATCCTGGGAAGAAATTCTTGAGTTAGACAAAAAGCTCAAAAAAGAAGGCAAAAACGCCATTATGTGGAATCTTTCCGAACCTTATTTCACCTGGCCGGTGGCCGCATCTAACGGCGCTTACGCCTTCAAATACAAGGACGGCAAATATGACGTAAAAGACATCGGTGTGAACAACGAAGGCGCGGTGAAAGCCTTACAATTTGTAGTTGATATGGTGAAAAACAAAAATATCAGCGCGGATATGGACTATGCCGTGGCGGAAGCTTCTTTTAATAAAGGTCAAACCGCATTAACCATTAACGGTCCTTGGTCTTGGGGTAATATTGATAAAAGCGGCGTAAAATACGGCGTAGCGGTATTACCTACTTTAAACGGTCAGGCGTCTAAACCGTTCGTGGGCGTATTAAGCGCCGGTGTGAACAGTGCAAGCCCGAACAAAGATTTGGCGAAAGAATTCCTGGAAAACTATTTGTTAACCGATGAAGGTTTGGATACGGTAAATAAAGATAAACCTTTAGGTGCGGTAGCGTTAAAATCTTATCAGGAAAAACTGGCGGCGGATCCGCGTATTGCGGCGACCATGGAAAATGCGAAAAACGGTGAAATCATGCCGAATATTCCGCAGATGACTTCTTTCTGGTATGCGGAAAAATCCGCAATCAACAATGCGGTAACCGGTCGTCAAACAGTGAAAGCGGCGTTGGATGATGCGCACGCCCGTATTCAAAAACAACAATAA